GGTCTACGTCGGCTTCATCCTCAGTGGGGTGATCGGCCGATGAGCGACGCACCGGCCACCGGGACCTCACGCAGTGCCGGGCTGCCGCGCCTGATCGGCGTGGCGGTGGCGGTGTTCCTGCTGACGTTCTCGCTGGTGCCGCTGTATCGCATCGCCTGCGAGAAGGTATTCGGCGTGCGCCTGGAGCGCGGCCCCGGCAGCGAAGCCAGTGCCGGTGCCACGGCCGGCAAGCGCACCGTACGGGTGGAGTTCGATGGCGGCGTCAATTCGCGCCTGCCGTGGTCGTTCCACCCCGAACAGCTGACCATGGACGTGGTGCCGGGCGAGCTCAACGAGGCCCTGTACTTCGCCCGCAACGACAGCCAGCAGGCAGTGGTCGGCAGTGCGGTGCCATCGGTGGCACCGGCGCGCGCGTCGGGTTTCTTCAGCAAGACCGAATGTTTCTGTTTCACCGCGCAGACGCTGCAGGCCGGCGAGAAGCGCGACATGCCGGTGCGCTTCATCGTCGATCCGGACCTGCCGCCGGAAATCAGGACGATCACCTTGTCCTACACCTTCTACCGCAACGACGCACTCTCGGACCGGTTGGCCCCTGCGGCTACCTCCGAAGGCGCGCACGCCGCACCCTGACCCGGATACCGACATGGCCCAGACACCGACCGACGCCAACGTGTACTTCGTCCCGGCCCAGAGCAAATGGCCGTTCGTGGGTTCCATCGCGATGATGGTGACCATGGTGGGCGTGGCCAGCTGGCTCAACGACGCCAGCTGGGGACGCTGGACGTTCTACGTCGGCATCGCGATGCTGGTGCTGACCCTGTTCTGGTGGTTCAGCGACGTGGTGCGCGAATCACAGGCCGGCAACTACAACCACCAGGTCGATGGCTCGTTCCGGATGGGGATGATCTGGTTCATCTTCTCCGAGGTGATGTTCTTCGGCGCCTTCTTCGGCGCGCTGTTCTACACCCGCAACCTGGGCCTGTCCTGGCTCAGCGGCGAAGGCCGCGGGGTGATGACCAACGAGCTGCTCTGGCAGGGCTATTCCGCCGGCTGGCCGACCAACGGCCCGGCAGCGATCGGTGGTGCGTTCCAGACCATCCCGGCCTGGGGCCTGCCGCTGATCAACACGCTGATCCTGCTCACCTCCGGCGTGACCCTGACCATCGCCCATCACGCGCTGAAGGCCGGCAACCGCCGCCAGCTGCTGATCTGGCTGGGCCTGACCGTGGTGCTCGGCCTCGGCTTCCTGACCCTGCAGGCGGAGGAGTACATCCACGCCTACAAGGAACTGAACCTGACGCTCGGCTCGGGCATCTATGGTTCGACGTTCTTCATGCTGACCGGCTTCCACGGCGCGCACGTGCTGCTGGGCACGATCATGCTGATCGTGATGTGGCTGCGTTCGGCCAAGGGACACTTCACCCGCGACAACCATTTCGGTTTCGAAGCCGCCGCGTGGTACTGGCACTTCGTCGACGTGGTGTGGCTGATGCTCTTCATGTTCGTCTACGTGCTTTGACCGCGCACGCATCGGTGGCCTCAGCCGCCGATGCCGTGCGGTTTGATCCAGCCCATGTAGATGCTCACGATCACCAGTACGATCAAGGCCACCGACACCGCGATGCGGCGTGTCAGTGCGTTGACCGTGCGCTTGGTCTGGCCGCGGTCGACCAGCAGGTAATACAGGCCGGCGCCCAGATTCCAGACGATGACGATCAGAAACGCGATTACCAGCAGGGTCTTCAGCGAATCACTCATGCGCGGCTCGAGGGCAGGGTGGATGTGCCTATCTGACCGCGTTTGCGCGGACTTGTCATGATGCGCCAGCACACGCGCGTGCTCGGATGGCTGCTGGCGGTGCTGGCAATGGCCGGTTTCACCGC
This genomic interval from Stenotrophomonas sp. 57 contains the following:
- a CDS encoding cytochrome c oxidase subunit 3, giving the protein MAQTPTDANVYFVPAQSKWPFVGSIAMMVTMVGVASWLNDASWGRWTFYVGIAMLVLTLFWWFSDVVRESQAGNYNHQVDGSFRMGMIWFIFSEVMFFGAFFGALFYTRNLGLSWLSGEGRGVMTNELLWQGYSAGWPTNGPAAIGGAFQTIPAWGLPLINTLILLTSGVTLTIAHHALKAGNRRQLLIWLGLTVVLGLGFLTLQAEEYIHAYKELNLTLGSGIYGSTFFMLTGFHGAHVLLGTIMLIVMWLRSAKGHFTRDNHFGFEAAAWYWHFVDVVWLMLFMFVYVL
- a CDS encoding cytochrome c oxidase assembly protein gives rise to the protein MSDAPATGTSRSAGLPRLIGVAVAVFLLTFSLVPLYRIACEKVFGVRLERGPGSEASAGATAGKRTVRVEFDGGVNSRLPWSFHPEQLTMDVVPGELNEALYFARNDSQQAVVGSAVPSVAPARASGFFSKTECFCFTAQTLQAGEKRDMPVRFIVDPDLPPEIRTITLSYTFYRNDALSDRLAPAATSEGAHAAP
- a CDS encoding twin transmembrane helix small protein codes for the protein MSDSLKTLLVIAFLIVIVWNLGAGLYYLLVDRGQTKRTVNALTRRIAVSVALIVLVIVSIYMGWIKPHGIGG